CGTTGTGGCAGGTGCGAGGCTTATGCTAAAAATCTCACATGACTACCGCAAATCCCATTGTTCTATCCAAATTCCGCGCCGCGCTCGATGCGCTGTACGGTGACCGGATCGAGCGCGTGGTTCTGTTTGGGTCACGGGCACGAGGCGACGCGCTCCCTGATTCCGACTATGACGTGGCCGTGTTTCTCAAAGACCTTGCCGACCGCTGGGTGGAAGCCGACAAAATCGCGATGATCGCCACGGATGTTTTGGATGAAACGGGCGAAGTCATTCACGCCATGCCGTACCGGGCAGGCTCGTATCGGGAGCGCACGCCGCTCATGCACGAGTTGAGACGGGAAGGACGCGATCTGTGACGCCGGAGGCCGACCGCTATCTCGAAAAAGCGCGCCAATGCCTGAGCAACGCCAAGGCCGCCCTTGGCTATGGACTCAGCAACGATGCCGGGCGCGGCGCTTATCTAACGGTGTTCCATGCCGCGCAAGCCCTCATCTTCGAGCAGACCGGCAAGGTTGCCAAAACCCATCAGGGCGTACAAAGCGAGTTTCACCGGCTGGCAAAAAGCGAGCCGCGCATCGATAAAGCCTTCGCGCCCTTCTTGGGCCAGGCCTATAACCTGAAAGCTGTAGCCGACTACGAAACGGGGCCAGACTCCAATATTCCGCTCGAACGGTCGGCGGCAGCCCTTGAAACCGCAACTCGCTTTGTCGCGTGTATTGCAGAGCTTTTGGCGACTTCCTAACGCTCACTGCGCTTTCGCAGCCGCCTCCGTCTTACGAGCCAGAACGGCCTGACCTTTCGTCTTCCACTGCGCCCAACGGGCGGGATCATCGAGCTCGGCGAGCGCCGCCAGGGCGCCGGCCAACTCGGCGGGATCACGGGACTCCAAGCCGACCAAATCGAACAGCAGACCCTGCTGAATCAAACGATGGTTACGGGCCTTGCGGGCGGCGGCCTTCTCCTCGGACACCACCTTCGCGGCCAAGCCCCGCAACTTCGCAAAGCGCTCATCGGCCTTCTCGGCGCGGACCAACACCGCCAAATGACGGTCATCGGCGGGCGAGCGATCCGGCTTCTCGGCCAACATCATCAACAACCGCTGCGGTTCACTCGGCGCTTTCAGTTGACGCAAATACGCCACGCGATCCGCCAACCACCGCGCATTCGCATTCTCGGACATCCGAACTCCCTCCTTCGCATTGACCGCCGCCAGTGTAACACTCTCCCGTTACCATAAGATCTTATCGGCGCCCCCGCGGCCGGCGGGGGATAACCCAACCTTAGTTAATCGACTAGCGTAACCGGTGGTGAGCCGCTAGAATCCTTTGCAAGCAAAGGCGCGCTTAATGGTTTCTTGTCACCTCCCTTCGGTCATCGCCAAGAAACCGCGCGGTCGAGGGGGCTTCGCCCCCTACGACATACCCCCGAAACCGAAACGCGGTTGATCGACATGGCTTTGGCTCGACTCTCGATGAAATTTGGCAAAGCGGGAAAAGCCGCCGCGCACGCCGCCTACATCGCGCGGGAAGCACAATACGCCCGACGGCTGCACCACGGCGAAGAGCTGGAAGCGAAGGAAACCGGCAACCTCCCAGTCTGGGCCGACACCGAACCCAACCGGTTCTGGCAAGCCGCCGACACCCACGAACGCGCCAACGGCACCACCTACCGGGAAATGGAAATCGCCCTGCCACGCGAACTGAGCCCCGCGCAACGGCTCGCCCTGGTGCGTGGCTTCGTTCAACAAGAACTCGGCGGGTGCCACGCCTACCAATGGGCGATCCACAACCCGAACGCCGCCGACGGCCACGAACAACCGCACGTTCACCTGATGTTCTCCGAACGGCGGGTGGATGGCATCGACCGCGATCCCGAGCGCTACTTTCGCCGCCACAACCCCAAAGCCCCAGAGAAAGGCGGCGCGAAAAAAGGCTACGGTCCCTATGGCGGCGGCTATCTCAGCGCAGCGGAGCGAGTCGCCCACCTCAAAGGACTGCGGCAACGCTGGGAAATCGCCTGTAACGCCGCCCTGGAACGGGCGGGCCGGCCGGAGCGGATCGACATGCGCAGCCACCTCGAACGAGGGTCAACGATCCCCCCGGAACGCAAGCAACTCCCCAGCGAATGGCGGCAGCCCGCAACGCGGGCGGTGGTGCTGGCCTTCCGACAAGCCCGCGCCGAACGGGCGGCAGCGCAAGCCGGGCTAAACCAAGCCCTTCCCAATTGCGGCGCGGCGATGGTCCAGCTTGCAGCCGAACGGCAACGACGGGCCGAAGCCGCCGAACGACAAGCGGTTCTCCAGCGGCGAGCACTCGACCGCATTCCCATGGCGTTTGGGGAGTGGCTGCAACACTCGGATCATCAAGACCATAGCCACTTCCAACGCACGGCTGACGAATCCTGGACAGCCCATCGGGAACGCATCCTGCCGTTGCTTCGGCAGATCGTGGGCCGTTTGGCACCGGAGCCACACCCCGCCGAAGCGGTCCATGCCGTCACGGAGCGGTGCTATGCAGCGTTGAAAGCCCAGGTCGCCAAGCACGAACAACAAGCCGAGGACGCCGAACGCCACGCCCTGGAAACGGTCATCTCGACCCTCATCGCCGAGCTGCCACAACGGCTGGACGACGAGGCGTTGGCGTTCTTCCAGGCGGTGAAAGCCGACGCGGAGAACGCCCAACAAGCCGAACAATGGGTGCTCGAAGCCCTCGGCGAATCCCTGTGCCGACGCCTCCAGGAAGCCGGCTACACGACTCCTCCCACCCCCGAACGGCTGGACG
Above is a genomic segment from Nitrospira sp. containing:
- a CDS encoding nucleotidyltransferase domain-containing protein, which translates into the protein MTTANPIVLSKFRAALDALYGDRIERVVLFGSRARGDALPDSDYDVAVFLKDLADRWVEADKIAMIATDVLDETGEVIHAMPYRAGSYRERTPLMHELRREGRDL
- a CDS encoding HEPN domain-containing protein, coding for MTPEADRYLEKARQCLSNAKAALGYGLSNDAGRGAYLTVFHAAQALIFEQTGKVAKTHQGVQSEFHRLAKSEPRIDKAFAPFLGQAYNLKAVADYETGPDSNIPLERSAAALETATRFVACIAELLATS
- the traD gene encoding conjugal transfer protein TraD, encoding MSENANARWLADRVAYLRQLKAPSEPQRLLMMLAEKPDRSPADDRHLAVLVRAEKADERFAKLRGLAAKVVSEEKAAARKARNHRLIQQGLLFDLVGLESRDPAELAGALAALAELDDPARWAQWKTKGQAVLARKTEAAAKAQ
- a CDS encoding MobA/MobL family protein, giving the protein MKFGKAGKAAAHAAYIAREAQYARRLHHGEELEAKETGNLPVWADTEPNRFWQAADTHERANGTTYREMEIALPRELSPAQRLALVRGFVQQELGGCHAYQWAIHNPNAADGHEQPHVHLMFSERRVDGIDRDPERYFRRHNPKAPEKGGAKKGYGPYGGGYLSAAERVAHLKGLRQRWEIACNAALERAGRPERIDMRSHLERGSTIPPERKQLPSEWRQPATRAVVLAFRQARAERAAAQAGLNQALPNCGAAMVQLAAERQRRAEAAERQAVLQRRALDRIPMAFGEWLQHSDHQDHSHFQRTADESWTAHRERILPLLRQIVGRLAPEPHPAEAVHAVTERCYAALKAQVAKHEQQAEDAERHALETVISTLIAELPQRLDDEALAFFQAVKADAENAQQAEQWVLEALGESLCRRLQEAGYTTPPTPERLDAAARRCYEPVMAQVAAREAQAQAERERAAAEDAERQRLLAVDLHALERDRAQWQTELEALQRVRPPNAVQLATHWAGLTPAQAHRQTAHRQLEAVTDAFHGWNHSAASWFGLKRGERPAWEQRIQHAEDAAAQAEHDYAAAQQRFHELLPAARDAVQRQAEQRQQQAAALQQRIDECEALMNHAARVQFEAHGQHLPQWPSSKPKPPTPRG